In Candidatus Nitronauta litoralis, one DNA window encodes the following:
- the ispE gene encoding 4-(cytidine 5'-diphospho)-2-C-methyl-D-erythritol kinase, which produces MKLTINTPAKINLGLWILGKREDGFHELETLFQMVSLYDTLDFDTECDGLTLTCNRSEIPTDESNLVMRAALGLQKLFPDRTDLHCRIHLEKKIPSGAGLGGGSGNAAGTLLALNYLWDLGLTHDELQPLAAELGSDVPFFLVGPTAIGKGRGEVLTRIKPCPKFQVLLLTPHLSVSTAEVYKRLNLKLTSTQNNIKILSKIFSKADIDSLGGHLHNDLEPVVLERFKEVKVVWEHLKAQNARGVLVSGSGSTVFGIFSDSRQAKQAEAQSFAEDWNTYLAETVSNVSEFLPESVLNYPQAIRP; this is translated from the coding sequence ATGAAATTAACGATCAATACTCCAGCCAAGATCAATCTGGGGTTGTGGATACTTGGCAAGCGTGAAGACGGGTTTCATGAGTTGGAAACCCTGTTCCAGATGGTGAGCCTGTACGACACTCTTGATTTTGATACAGAATGTGATGGGCTCACACTGACTTGTAACCGGTCCGAAATTCCGACAGACGAGAGCAATCTGGTGATGCGGGCCGCTTTGGGGCTTCAAAAACTGTTTCCGGATCGCACGGACCTCCATTGCCGGATCCATCTGGAAAAAAAAATTCCCTCAGGAGCCGGGTTGGGTGGGGGCAGTGGAAATGCTGCCGGAACACTTCTGGCGCTTAATTATCTCTGGGATCTGGGCCTGACCCATGATGAACTTCAACCTTTGGCGGCCGAATTAGGGTCCGATGTCCCCTTTTTTCTGGTCGGGCCTACTGCAATTGGCAAAGGGAGGGGGGAGGTTCTGACCCGGATCAAACCATGCCCCAAATTCCAGGTTTTATTACTCACTCCACACTTGTCCGTGAGCACCGCAGAAGTCTATAAACGATTGAATTTAAAATTGACATCAACCCAAAATAATATTAAGATTTTGTCCAAAATTTTTTCCAAAGCGGATATAGACAGCTTGGGTGGCCATCTCCACAACGACCTGGAACCTGTTGTTTTAGAAAGGTTTAAGGAAGTGAAGGTTGTTTGGGAGCATTTAAAGGCCCAAAACGCCCGAGGAGTGCTTGTATCCGGCAGTGGGTCCACGGTATTTGGAATTTTTTCCGACTCCCGGCAGGCGAAACAGGCGGAAGCCCAAAGTTTTGCGGAGGATTGGAATACATACCTTGCGGAAACGGTTTCCAATGTCTCCGAGTTTTTACCGGAGTCGGTCCTCAATTATCCCCAGGCCATCAGACCTTGA
- a CDS encoding 50S ribosomal protein L25, protein MTTFANLTGRIREERGKGPNRRIRQKGELPGVIYGAKDNVSFITNPIELNRILDKAGINTLIDLSIEGDSVPKRTVLLKEAQMHPYKDQWLHADFFEINLEEQLKVRVPIRLVGHSPAEKLGALVEHFVHELEIKCLPGDIPETIDVDMTAIQLDEVVHVSDLKVPEKSEVMDDPQTAVVSVHQVKVKEEKPAEEEGAEEEGEAPAAEEAKTES, encoded by the coding sequence ATGACAACGTTTGCAAACTTAACTGGACGTATCCGGGAAGAACGGGGCAAAGGTCCCAATCGCCGAATCCGTCAAAAAGGGGAACTCCCCGGTGTTATTTATGGAGCAAAGGACAATGTGTCCTTTATCACCAACCCTATCGAACTCAACCGTATTCTGGACAAAGCTGGAATCAACACTCTAATCGACTTGTCGATTGAAGGTGATTCTGTTCCCAAACGGACGGTGCTTTTGAAAGAAGCACAGATGCATCCATATAAGGACCAGTGGCTGCACGCTGATTTTTTTGAAATCAATCTTGAAGAACAATTGAAGGTGCGGGTTCCTATTCGTCTGGTCGGGCATTCTCCGGCAGAAAAACTGGGCGCTCTGGTCGAGCACTTTGTGCATGAGCTGGAAATCAAATGTTTGCCCGGCGACATTCCTGAAACCATTGATGTCGATATGACCGCGATTCAGTTGGATGAAGTGGTCCACGTATCAGATTTGAAGGTTCCGGAAAAATCCGAAGTGATGGATGATCCTCAAACGGCAGTGGTTTCCGTTCACCAGGTAAAAGTGAAAGAAGAAAAACCGGCTGAGGAAGAGGGCGCCGAAGAAGAGGGCGAAGCTCCTGCGGCTGAGGAAGCCAAAACAGAAAGCTGA
- a CDS encoding sodium-translocating pyrophosphatase: MMQEYKGEMVFVGLAMVIYLICTAADASGNFAYFGFLFGIFGLIVAWKIFEYVDDQSEGNEKMMEIAESIHEGAMVFLKREYKILMYFILAVFVVLILVISSTKGIWIGFWTAIAYLLGAVCSMAAGFFGMNAATTANVRTSQAANDEGQAKALDVAFNGGAVMGLCVASLGLVGVGGLFLLFARGDSISVISGFAMGASSIALFARVGGGIYTKIADVGSDLVGKVEAGIPEDDPRNPGVIADNVGDNVGDTAGLGADIFESYVGSMIATIAIGAGMMTQQFEYMALPVVIAMVGLVASIIGIRSIKVLSSMDPADALRNSTFISAAVMLFASFIVVKFMGLPMGVFGALAFGCFAGIIIGLITEYYTAGAPVTKIAESSQTGVATVMITGMAVAMESCAAPVLTICIAIFASVKLAGLYGVALAAVGMLATVGITMSVDAYGPIADNAGGISEMAGLGEETRKITDSLDQLGNTTAAIGKGFAIGSAALTALALFSAYTQAAGVDVINITNVYVIIGVLIGGVIPFTVAALTMTSVGRGAFVMVEEIRRQFREIPGIMEGTGKPDSARCIDISTTAALREMIAPGVIAIIMPIIIGFLLGKEALGGMLVGATLVGVLLALFMSNGGGAWDNAKKYVEAGALGGKGSDAHHATVVGDTVGDPLKDTSGPAMNILIKLMSIVSLVLAPMFL, translated from the coding sequence ATGATGCAGGAATATAAGGGTGAGATGGTTTTTGTCGGTCTCGCCATGGTCATTTACCTGATTTGTACGGCGGCCGATGCTTCAGGCAATTTCGCCTATTTCGGATTCCTGTTTGGAATCTTCGGCTTGATCGTGGCTTGGAAAATATTTGAGTACGTGGACGATCAGTCCGAAGGCAATGAGAAGATGATGGAAATTGCCGAGTCCATTCACGAAGGGGCGATGGTTTTTCTGAAACGGGAATACAAAATCCTGATGTATTTCATTCTTGCCGTGTTTGTGGTGCTGATCCTGGTGATCAGTTCTACCAAAGGTATCTGGATTGGATTCTGGACTGCAATCGCTTACCTGCTTGGTGCCGTGTGTTCCATGGCTGCCGGTTTCTTTGGCATGAATGCAGCCACTACCGCAAACGTCCGAACGTCACAAGCGGCTAATGACGAAGGTCAGGCTAAAGCGCTGGACGTGGCGTTTAACGGTGGCGCGGTTATGGGACTTTGTGTTGCCAGCCTCGGTCTTGTTGGTGTTGGTGGGTTGTTTCTCCTGTTTGCACGTGGCGACTCAATCAGCGTGATCAGCGGATTTGCAATGGGCGCGAGTTCCATCGCCTTGTTTGCACGTGTCGGCGGCGGTATCTACACCAAGATCGCTGACGTTGGATCTGACCTCGTAGGTAAAGTGGAAGCGGGTATCCCGGAAGATGATCCACGTAACCCGGGGGTTATCGCTGATAACGTTGGCGACAACGTGGGTGACACCGCCGGTCTGGGCGCAGATATTTTTGAATCCTATGTCGGCTCCATGATCGCGACTATCGCGATTGGCGCAGGCATGATGACCCAGCAGTTTGAATACATGGCGCTGCCGGTTGTGATCGCCATGGTTGGCCTGGTCGCTTCCATCATCGGTATCCGTTCCATTAAAGTTTTGTCCTCCATGGACCCTGCTGATGCGTTGAGGAACTCCACGTTTATCAGTGCAGCAGTCATGCTCTTCGCCTCTTTCATCGTGGTTAAATTCATGGGTCTGCCCATGGGCGTCTTTGGCGCTCTGGCATTCGGTTGTTTCGCCGGTATCATCATCGGCCTCATCACCGAATACTACACTGCAGGCGCACCGGTTACCAAAATCGCTGAGTCCAGCCAGACAGGTGTTGCAACAGTAATGATCACCGGAATGGCTGTGGCCATGGAAAGTTGTGCAGCCCCTGTCCTCACCATTTGTATCGCCATCTTTGCTTCAGTAAAACTGGCGGGCCTTTATGGTGTTGCTCTGGCGGCGGTTGGAATGCTGGCCACTGTTGGAATCACCATGTCGGTGGATGCTTACGGCCCCATCGCAGATAATGCGGGTGGTATTTCAGAAATGGCAGGCCTGGGTGAAGAAACCCGTAAGATCACCGACAGCCTTGACCAGCTCGGTAACACCACAGCGGCAATCGGAAAAGGTTTTGCCATCGGTTCCGCAGCACTCACAGCTCTGGCCCTGTTTTCAGCTTACACACAGGCGGCAGGGGTCGATGTCATTAACATCACCAACGTTTACGTCATCATCGGTGTGCTCATCGGGGGTGTTATTCCCTTCACCGTTGCAGCTCTCACCATGACCTCGGTTGGACGCGGCGCATTCGTCATGGTGGAAGAGATTCGCCGACAGTTCCGCGAGATTCCAGGAATTATGGAAGGTACCGGCAAGCCGGACTCCGCACGTTGTATCGACATCAGCACCACCGCAGCCCTGCGCGAAATGATCGCACCGGGTGTGATCGCGATTATCATGCCGATCATCATCGGCTTCCTGCTGGGTAAGGAAGCGCTGGGTGGCATGCTGGTTGGTGCAACACTGGTGGGTGTTCTGCTGGCGCTGTTCATGTCGAACGGTGGTGGTGCCTGGGACAACGCTAAAAAATACGTAGAAGCTGGTGCACTGGGCGGTAAGGGTTCTGATGCGCATCACGCAACTGTTGTTGGTGATACGGTTGGTGATCCGCTGAAAGACACTTCTGGCCCTGCGATGAACATCCTCATCAAACTGATGTCCATTGTGTCACTGGTTCTCGCACCGATGTTCTTGTAA
- a CDS encoding DUF4292 domain-containing protein, with protein MMRLLFLLVALLLSTGCQSGPDVVPEHYNQETISATYLQNKLLARQGQVKDLRAFIKTVVTTPRRDQSFRQVILLKGKERLRLDTLTPFNQPVSVFIQRGENSRLFDLKKHRMYQGLEVWNMMHEILGTVIDFSEYVPVFYGDIPRLGHMEWGPAELNEDKTQYVLNGHERARRVSLRIRLNAETLLPESMHKWVGPRPLYSVAWGDYKDVDGYLFPHQVSVARAAQKDQVTLVYSDPVINKGVSDETFSPKLPGLKSGKDVPRS; from the coding sequence ATGATGCGTTTGTTATTTTTACTGGTAGCCCTGCTGCTCAGTACAGGTTGCCAGAGTGGTCCTGATGTGGTTCCTGAACACTATAATCAGGAAACCATATCCGCCACCTATCTCCAGAATAAACTGTTGGCCCGCCAGGGCCAGGTCAAGGACCTGCGCGCTTTCATAAAGACCGTTGTCACGACACCCAGGCGGGATCAGAGTTTCCGGCAGGTCATCCTGCTTAAAGGAAAAGAGCGTTTACGGCTTGACACCCTGACTCCTTTCAATCAGCCAGTGAGTGTTTTTATCCAGAGAGGTGAAAATTCCCGGTTATTTGATTTGAAAAAGCATCGGATGTATCAGGGTCTTGAAGTCTGGAATATGATGCACGAAATACTGGGAACCGTGATCGACTTCAGTGAATACGTGCCGGTGTTCTATGGTGATATCCCTCGGCTGGGCCATATGGAATGGGGGCCAGCAGAATTAAACGAAGATAAGACCCAGTACGTTTTGAACGGACATGAACGAGCACGTCGCGTTTCCCTGCGTATCAGGTTAAACGCAGAAACCCTGCTACCGGAGTCGATGCATAAATGGGTTGGGCCTCGTCCCCTGTATTCCGTTGCCTGGGGTGACTACAAGGATGTGGATGGATATCTATTCCCGCATCAAGTGAGTGTTGCGCGAGCCGCGCAGAAGGATCAGGTTACGCTGGTGTATTCAGACCCGGTCATCAACAAGGGCGTTTCGGATGAAACTTTTTCTCCAAAACTGCCCGGGCTCAAAAGCGGGAAAGATGTTCCCCGTTCATAA
- a CDS encoding SpoIIE family protein phosphatase has translation MPVAKKKAKKIVKEKPSQAEMVPPEVRLLEYEERIHQLETCYRITGLLNSELNQTILLDTIMKIAKKVMRADASSLLLIDEEHGDLVFQVALSRVGEAIKGLTRIKLGQGIAGTVAKTGRPMVIKDAYKSKKFDSSYDKKTGFKTGSILCAPLKAKDKIIGVCQVIHKQGKGKVFTRKDLALFKLVCDSAALAIQNARMHHILMEKQRLEKDMEFAQSVQESFLPQNFPEHPDFQFCANSIPAKNVGGDYYDFIKLSPSTLGILLGDVSGKGVPAALQMARLMSDFRYVSTKNSEPKDVLKEVNNIFFERSYRGMFTTVIYIVLDLKNKRMHIGNAGHLPMLLQKKGGKVEEIAPATGTPLGMLPHTHYQQVEKELEPGDRVVLISDGVTETKSMNDELFGEKRLIKFLEKEKGEPAVLLQQLEKKLNEFSTDAPQFDDKTTVSFQLMR, from the coding sequence ATGCCCGTAGCCAAGAAGAAAGCAAAAAAGATAGTCAAAGAAAAGCCGTCACAGGCCGAAATGGTGCCGCCGGAGGTCAGGTTGCTGGAGTATGAGGAGAGGATTCATCAGCTCGAGACCTGTTACCGCATTACCGGCCTGCTCAATTCCGAATTGAACCAGACCATCCTGCTGGACACGATCATGAAAATCGCCAAAAAGGTGATGCGGGCCGATGCTTCCAGTCTGCTCCTCATCGACGAGGAACACGGCGATCTGGTGTTCCAGGTCGCGCTCAGCCGGGTCGGCGAAGCCATCAAAGGTCTCACGCGGATCAAGCTCGGTCAGGGCATTGCGGGCACCGTTGCCAAGACCGGTCGGCCCATGGTCATCAAGGATGCCTACAAAAGCAAAAAGTTCGATTCCTCTTACGACAAGAAAACGGGATTCAAAACCGGGTCCATCCTGTGTGCTCCGCTGAAAGCGAAAGACAAGATCATCGGCGTGTGCCAGGTGATCCATAAACAGGGCAAAGGCAAGGTGTTCACCCGCAAAGACCTCGCGCTGTTCAAACTGGTATGCGACAGCGCGGCCCTCGCTATCCAGAACGCGCGCATGCATCACATCCTCATGGAAAAACAGCGGCTGGAAAAGGACATGGAGTTCGCCCAGTCGGTGCAGGAAAGTTTTCTGCCACAAAATTTTCCCGAGCATCCCGATTTCCAGTTTTGCGCAAACTCGATTCCGGCAAAAAATGTGGGCGGCGATTACTACGATTTCATCAAGCTCAGTCCCTCTACCCTCGGAATTTTGTTGGGAGACGTTTCCGGCAAAGGAGTCCCCGCCGCGTTGCAGATGGCACGGTTGATGAGCGACTTCCGTTATGTGTCGACCAAAAACTCCGAGCCAAAAGATGTTTTAAAAGAAGTGAACAATATCTTTTTCGAACGGTCCTATCGAGGCATGTTCACCACCGTTATTTATATTGTGCTCGATTTAAAAAACAAACGGATGCACATAGGAAATGCCGGACACCTGCCCATGCTGTTACAGAAAAAGGGCGGCAAGGTGGAAGAGATCGCGCCCGCGACTGGCACGCCACTGGGCATGCTGCCGCACACACACTATCAACAGGTGGAGAAAGAACTGGAACCGGGCGATCGCGTTGTGTTGATTTCAGACGGGGTGACGGAAACCAAAAGCATGAATGATGAACTGTTCGGCGAGAAACGCCTTATTAAATTTCTGGAAAAGGAAAAAGGCGAACCGGCTGTGCTGCTACAGCAACTGGAAAAAAAGCTGAACGAATTTTCTACCGACGCCCCACAGTTCGACGATAAAACCACCGTCTCCTTCCAACTCATGCGCTAG
- a CDS encoding ribose-phosphate pyrophosphokinase, producing the protein MSREQEISDNNNRVLVFAGRASHALTTDICQYMGIEIGKSVLKNFSDGENYVRIEENVRGGDVFVIQSTCSPGNDNLMEMLIMIDALKRSSAKRITAVIPYYGYARQDRKCEPRVPITSKLVADLLHASGANRVLTVDLHAGQIQGFFNMPVDHLFAMNVLIAYIKSLDLPDLMVISPDAGGVERARAFAKRLGSPLAIVDKRRESINEAQAMNVIGDVTGKTAVIVDDMIDTAGTLMESTNALLKSGAREVHACCSHPVLSGPAGDRIQNSPLKSVITTNTIPLRDELKAVEKIKVLSVAPLLGEAIIRIHSETSVSSLFDSESDQQ; encoded by the coding sequence ATGAGCAGAGAACAAGAGATTAGTGATAACAACAACCGTGTTCTGGTATTTGCCGGAAGAGCCAGCCATGCGCTGACCACCGATATCTGCCAGTACATGGGGATAGAAATCGGCAAATCGGTCCTCAAGAATTTTTCTGACGGTGAAAACTACGTCCGGATTGAGGAGAATGTCCGTGGTGGCGATGTTTTTGTGATTCAGTCGACCTGTTCCCCCGGCAACGATAACCTGATGGAAATGCTCATCATGATCGATGCCCTGAAACGTTCCTCTGCCAAGAGAATCACCGCGGTAATACCTTATTACGGTTATGCACGACAGGACAGAAAGTGTGAACCCCGGGTGCCGATCACTTCAAAACTGGTAGCAGACCTGTTACACGCTTCAGGTGCCAACCGGGTGCTTACTGTGGACCTGCATGCGGGGCAGATTCAGGGTTTCTTCAATATGCCCGTGGATCACCTGTTTGCGATGAACGTCCTGATCGCTTACATCAAAAGTCTTGACCTGCCAGATCTTATGGTGATTTCACCTGATGCCGGTGGAGTGGAGCGTGCCCGTGCTTTTGCCAAGCGGTTGGGTTCCCCGTTGGCCATTGTCGATAAACGGCGGGAATCAATTAACGAAGCCCAGGCGATGAATGTAATTGGGGACGTCACAGGCAAAACGGCAGTTATCGTTGATGACATGATAGACACAGCCGGTACTTTGATGGAATCCACCAATGCGCTCCTGAAATCTGGCGCACGCGAAGTGCATGCCTGCTGTTCTCACCCGGTATTATCTGGACCGGCAGGCGACCGCATTCAGAATTCGCCGCTGAAGTCGGTGATCACAACGAACACCATTCCGCTGAGAGACGAACTCAAGGCGGTTGAAAAAATTAAAGTATTATCTGTTGCCCCTCTGCTTGGAGAGGCGATCATTCGAATTCACAGTGAAACGTCGGTCAGTTCCCTGTTCGATTCGGAATCTGACCAACAGTAA
- a CDS encoding aminoacyl-tRNA hydrolase — MYWVLGLGNPGSEYARTRHNAGFQAVDLLASKYGIPVDRQGCHAMGGVGKIKGEEILIAKPMTYMNESGKSARALMKAEDLDPGQLIVLHDEIDLPVGKIKRKFGGGHAGQKGVRSIIERLETDKFYRVRIGVGRPNNRADLVDHVLSEFNEDEQAQFNLTLDLAVERVEEILTELRSRQ; from the coding sequence GTGTACTGGGTGCTGGGACTTGGCAATCCGGGTTCTGAATATGCCCGGACCCGACACAATGCGGGGTTTCAGGCGGTCGATCTTCTGGCATCGAAATACGGTATTCCTGTTGACAGACAGGGTTGCCACGCCATGGGGGGTGTGGGCAAGATAAAAGGCGAAGAAATTCTGATTGCCAAGCCGATGACCTACATGAACGAAAGCGGCAAGTCGGCACGAGCTCTCATGAAGGCTGAGGATCTGGATCCTGGGCAACTTATTGTATTGCACGATGAAATCGACCTGCCTGTCGGCAAAATCAAACGCAAGTTTGGTGGGGGGCACGCAGGGCAAAAAGGCGTGCGGTCGATTATTGAACGCCTCGAAACTGACAAGTTCTACAGGGTGAGGATAGGCGTTGGTAGACCGAACAACCGGGCCGACCTGGTTGACCATGTATTGTCAGAGTTCAACGAGGACGAACAGGCACAGTTCAATTTGACACTGGATCTTGCGGTCGAACGGGTGGAAGAAATCCTGACTGAACTCAGATCAAGACAGTAA
- a CDS encoding DUF721 domain-containing protein: MRSWSPLGKVLVSATDKIPNLRDDELSWIALQWELAVGQDLSAIARVERLTEKTLYVEVAGESWIPALKSLEPRLLVTLNRSFGKDRFTRIRYRENTNFKPKALPAKITKTKIKNSGPQTVNPDGRDIEGLDMIQDSHLKETLARIGRHIKHSASLLALVVLLANCTSMPATQGETSTSGGTEGTSSKAVLQPEINIGQSYAVEKIRKLKEKNPEADLHDPRVYYHYLMGLQNFREARFDKSRDHFAELVKYEPEREEFAQRLVRLSLRTGRLEDARLYATKALERFPKNDNIRMVLADVLAAQGRHQEALNQYGKIFDQDPKNARSKLMMGDLFEKMKRPQEAIEAYRAMTVADTHNPLGFFYLGRALAGDRQFGEAEKELNNALNLRPSLFEARKYLARVMEQQGHYARALEQYKILKKTLPNPEIKKRYEEIEALVVDSNAMENKTLDPLEIKEIPIHALLGAVYYEQAAYLESIDEFRLVLANENDLEIRLIVSKIYEILGRVDQAIIEVEAYRRGAEDQNRVDLLLNLARLYGMDQQMDKSVGLLESALKHEPRNDRLYHSLALAHMALSQYDQAINTIQKAIELDDQKDAYFFELGALYERKGDFQRAVEAMERVIALNPNHSNAHNFIGYLFAMQGLHLDRAIKHLDKALSIQPRNGYFLDSLGWIYFKKGDYNAALEKIKKAMIYVSPDPVLYDHLGDVLFSMKKFSEAHEAWKTSLALTMKKLDDPTGEVPDPSKLKEKLRETREKMKAR, translated from the coding sequence ATGCGTTCCTGGAGCCCGTTGGGGAAGGTTTTAGTCTCAGCAACCGATAAGATTCCCAATCTTCGGGATGATGAGTTGTCATGGATTGCGTTACAATGGGAATTGGCTGTCGGTCAGGACCTTTCGGCAATCGCGCGGGTGGAGCGTCTTACCGAAAAAACTCTTTATGTTGAAGTGGCTGGGGAGAGTTGGATTCCTGCCCTGAAATCCCTGGAGCCGAGACTGCTTGTCACTTTGAACAGGTCGTTTGGCAAAGACCGGTTCACCCGTATCCGGTATCGCGAAAATACCAATTTCAAACCTAAAGCGTTGCCTGCTAAAATAACGAAAACGAAAATTAAAAACTCCGGGCCGCAAACCGTTAATCCGGATGGTCGGGACATTGAAGGGTTGGATATGATTCAGGATTCTCATCTCAAGGAAACATTGGCCCGGATCGGGCGGCACATCAAGCACAGTGCAAGCCTTTTGGCTCTGGTCGTTTTATTGGCAAACTGCACCAGCATGCCAGCCACACAAGGGGAAACCAGCACTAGTGGCGGCACCGAAGGCACCAGCTCCAAAGCTGTGCTTCAACCTGAAATCAATATCGGCCAATCTTACGCGGTTGAAAAAATTCGCAAGTTAAAGGAGAAAAACCCGGAAGCCGACCTTCACGATCCGCGGGTTTATTACCATTATTTAATGGGGCTGCAAAATTTCCGGGAAGCGCGGTTTGATAAGTCCCGCGACCACTTTGCGGAGCTGGTCAAATACGAGCCGGAGCGAGAAGAATTTGCACAACGGCTGGTCCGCCTTTCCCTGCGCACTGGTCGGCTTGAAGACGCCCGCCTGTATGCTACGAAGGCTTTGGAGCGCTTTCCGAAAAACGACAATATCAGAATGGTTCTTGCAGATGTCCTCGCGGCCCAGGGACGACACCAGGAAGCTCTCAACCAGTATGGAAAAATCTTTGATCAGGATCCAAAAAATGCCCGGTCAAAACTGATGATGGGTGATCTGTTCGAAAAGATGAAACGCCCGCAGGAAGCCATAGAGGCTTATCGCGCCATGACGGTTGCGGATACACACAACCCCTTGGGATTCTTTTATCTGGGACGTGCTCTGGCGGGGGATCGGCAATTCGGGGAAGCGGAAAAAGAATTGAACAACGCTCTCAACCTCAGGCCCAGCCTGTTCGAAGCCAGGAAGTATCTGGCCCGTGTCATGGAACAGCAAGGCCATTACGCAAGAGCCCTGGAGCAATACAAGATACTCAAGAAAACCCTGCCCAACCCCGAAATCAAGAAACGTTATGAAGAGATAGAAGCGTTGGTCGTGGATTCAAACGCGATGGAAAACAAGACGCTGGATCCGCTGGAGATTAAGGAGATTCCCATACACGCTCTTCTGGGTGCTGTTTACTACGAACAGGCCGCTTATCTCGAATCGATTGATGAATTCCGTCTGGTGCTGGCTAATGAAAACGACCTGGAAATAAGACTCATCGTTTCGAAAATTTATGAAATTCTGGGGCGGGTCGATCAGGCCATTATTGAAGTGGAAGCCTATCGTCGTGGAGCTGAAGATCAGAACCGTGTCGACCTCCTCCTGAATCTGGCGCGCCTGTATGGCATGGATCAGCAGATGGATAAATCTGTGGGCCTTCTGGAATCGGCCCTCAAGCACGAGCCGCGCAACGACCGACTGTACCACTCGCTGGCACTCGCCCACATGGCTCTTTCCCAGTACGATCAGGCCATCAACACCATCCAGAAAGCCATTGAGCTGGACGATCAAAAAGATGCCTACTTTTTTGAACTCGGCGCCTTGTATGAACGGAAAGGTGATTTCCAGCGGGCGGTAGAGGCCATGGAACGGGTGATCGCACTCAACCCGAATCACTCCAATGCGCATAACTTTATCGGTTATCTTTTTGCCATGCAGGGATTGCATCTCGACCGTGCTATCAAGCACCTGGACAAAGCCCTCAGTATTCAGCCGCGCAACGGATATTTCCTGGACAGCCTGGGCTGGATATATTTTAAAAAGGGCGACTACAATGCCGCTTTGGAAAAAATAAAGAAGGCCATGATTTATGTGTCTCCCGATCCCGTTTTATATGACCATCTGGGCGATGTTTTATTTTCAATGAAAAAATTCAGTGAAGCCCATGAAGCCTGGAAAACCAGCCTTGCCCTGACGATGAAAAAACTTGATGATCCAACCGGTGAGGTTCCCGACCCCTCCAAGCTGAAAGAAAAACTCCGCGAGACCCGGGAGAAGATGAAGGCCCGGTAG
- a CDS encoding menaquinone biosynthesis protein: MASQKLRLGIHDFINAQPLVLPLKMDAVRLNLDLALDNPARLAAKLHAGELDIAMVPSIEYLKNADAYRLIPEVCIASRGPVGSVLLVTKKPLDQVRTLAMDNRSRTSVALLNILFHRRLPPSVIKGGADPDPESMLQQNDAVLIIGDQAFLLEEGHPDLTVYDLSEEWFRLTGKSFVHAVMAVRPEARPSPELIQFLKGAADMGKNMLDAITLLPCVKNIGLSAEACKDYLTNSILYHLGEQELAGLMHFREACQKGNLLDHQHPIEFV; this comes from the coding sequence ATGGCCTCCCAAAAATTACGTCTGGGAATACACGACTTTATCAATGCCCAGCCGCTGGTCCTTCCTTTAAAAATGGATGCCGTGAGGTTGAATCTGGATCTCGCTCTGGACAACCCGGCACGGCTCGCAGCAAAACTCCATGCGGGCGAGCTCGATATCGCCATGGTTCCTTCAATCGAATACCTGAAAAATGCGGATGCCTACCGGCTTATACCTGAAGTCTGCATCGCCTCACGTGGACCCGTTGGCAGTGTGCTGCTTGTCACTAAAAAACCACTCGACCAGGTCCGGACACTTGCCATGGACAACCGGTCGCGCACCTCGGTGGCCCTGCTGAACATCCTGTTCCATCGGCGACTGCCACCTTCTGTTATCAAAGGAGGAGCAGATCCTGATCCTGAAAGTATGTTGCAGCAGAACGATGCAGTCCTCATCATCGGGGACCAGGCATTTTTATTGGAAGAAGGTCACCCGGATCTTACGGTATATGATCTCAGTGAAGAGTGGTTTCGCTTGACCGGAAAATCTTTTGTGCATGCGGTCATGGCGGTCCGTCCTGAAGCGAGACCTTCGCCGGAATTGATTCAGTTTTTAAAAGGCGCGGCGGATATGGGGAAAAATATGCTGGATGCCATCACACTACTACCGTGTGTGAAGAATATCGGGCTCTCGGCTGAAGCCTGCAAAGACTACCTGACCAATAGTATTCTGTATCATCTCGGGGAACAGGAGCTGGCAGGCCTGATGCATTTCCGCGAGGCCTGCCAGAAAGGCAACCTCCTGGACCATCAACACCCCATTGAATTCGTCTAG